In Merismopedia glauca CCAP 1448/3, a genomic segment contains:
- a CDS encoding polyketide cyclase/dehydrase and lipid transport protein, whose amino-acid sequence MILSFSFSWKPQKKKQNWRCSLAKTYRVVSSASVDVLWQKIVNLADVSWHPLLTSTNVPKGLVAKPGLIYQEVTRLIPIPIRVFVEKVRPREVFSVRIIAVLGVEKRVSYQVESTLCGSYLSYSVTLKGWLSPLVWWLISPYEEKVASKLATAAEQVRG is encoded by the coding sequence GTGATCCTCAGTTTTAGTTTTAGTTGGAAGCCACAAAAGAAAAAGCAAAATTGGCGCTGTTCTTTAGCCAAGACCTATCGGGTTGTTAGTTCAGCTTCTGTAGATGTTCTCTGGCAGAAAATTGTCAACTTGGCTGATGTTTCTTGGCATCCTTTATTAACCAGTACAAACGTTCCGAAAGGATTAGTAGCTAAACCAGGTTTAATTTACCAGGAAGTGACTCGCTTAATTCCAATTCCCATTCGAGTGTTTGTCGAAAAAGTCCGTCCTCGCGAGGTATTTAGCGTCAGGATTATCGCCGTACTGGGGGTAGAAAAACGGGTGAGTTACCAAGTTGAATCTACCCTCTGCGGGAGTTATCTTTCTTACTCTGTCACTCTCAAAGGATGGCTATCTCCTTTAGTTTGGTGGTTGATCAGCCCTTATGAGGAAAAAGTAGCTTCCAAATTAGCTACTGCGGCGGAACAGGTGAGGGGGTAG
- a CDS encoding TlpA family protein disulfide reductase → MKSRSLLGLAIGSIVSLVGITAPLLAIPQISVAQPIQIARAPRPLATELRDKPVVVDIYATWCPGCQNIAPTLSMLREQYKGKAHFIVLDVTNRSTTRESEAKARKFGLSEFFSANKSQTSTVAIINPRTGQILKRFHNNPDQNDYSTVLDRAIASMKQR, encoded by the coding sequence GTGAAATCTAGATCGCTGCTAGGTTTAGCTATTGGTAGTATCGTCTCTTTAGTGGGTATAACCGCACCTTTACTCGCTATACCCCAAATTAGTGTAGCTCAACCCATCCAAATCGCTAGAGCGCCTCGTCCCCTCGCTACAGAATTGCGAGATAAACCAGTAGTAGTAGATATATATGCTACTTGGTGTCCTGGTTGTCAAAATATTGCTCCCACACTCTCCATGCTGAGAGAGCAATACAAAGGCAAAGCTCATTTTATCGTACTTGATGTCACCAATCGCTCAACTACACGAGAATCAGAAGCCAAAGCTCGGAAATTCGGATTAAGTGAGTTCTTCTCAGCTAATAAATCTCAAACTTCCACCGTGGCTATTATAAATCCCCGCACTGGTCAGATTTTAAAGCGATTTCACAATAATCCCGACCAAAACGATTACAGCACAGTGCTAGATCGAGCGATCGCTTCCATGAAACAAAGATAA
- the purD gene encoding phosphoribosylamine--glycine ligase: MKVLVVGNGGREHALARKLLESDKVEQVFCLPGNGGTATTSQSSNYPINVDDFPKIAEFAKSNQIELVVVGPELPLSLGITDYLQKTGIKVFGPDRIGAQIESSKYWAKSFMLEAGIPTAQGEKFTDRESAKAYINQTGAPIVVKADGLAAGKGVIVANTVTEALNAVDYLFDSQYDLIVVEEYLVGEEVSILALTDGLSLRSLLPAQDHKRIGARDTGANTGGMGAYAPAPIVTPELMERIDKEVLQPTLATLQQRGIDYRGVLYAGLMITPEGEPKVLEFNCRFGDPETQAILPLLETPLIDLILACCDRQLAQQPPLAWYPQVSTCVVIAAGGYPGTYEKGKIISGIEQAEALGAQVFHAGTKRDGENIMTDGGRVLGVTATGGDFPAAIANAYQAVECIKFENMYYRPDIGDRVR; this comes from the coding sequence GTGAAAGTTTTAGTAGTTGGTAATGGGGGAAGAGAACACGCTTTAGCTAGGAAACTCTTAGAATCCGACAAAGTTGAGCAAGTATTTTGTCTTCCTGGAAATGGTGGCACTGCTACTACTAGCCAGTCTAGTAATTATCCCATCAACGTAGATGATTTCCCAAAAATTGCTGAATTTGCGAAATCAAACCAAATAGAACTGGTAGTTGTTGGTCCAGAATTGCCCTTATCTTTAGGAATTACCGACTATCTCCAAAAAACTGGGATTAAAGTATTTGGTCCCGATCGCATCGGCGCACAAATTGAATCTAGCAAATATTGGGCAAAATCCTTCATGCTTGAAGCTGGTATCCCCACAGCCCAAGGGGAAAAGTTTACAGATAGAGAGTCAGCGAAAGCTTACATTAATCAAACTGGAGCGCCGATAGTTGTTAAAGCTGATGGCTTAGCTGCCGGAAAAGGAGTAATCGTTGCCAATACCGTTACAGAAGCCCTAAATGCCGTAGATTACCTGTTTGATAGCCAATACGATCTCATCGTCGTCGAAGAATATTTAGTTGGCGAAGAAGTCTCAATTTTAGCCCTTACCGATGGTTTAAGCCTTCGTTCCCTCTTACCCGCCCAAGATCATAAGCGGATTGGTGCTAGAGACACAGGCGCTAATACAGGCGGAATGGGGGCATATGCGCCCGCTCCTATCGTCACCCCAGAATTGATGGAAAGGATCGACAAAGAAGTGTTACAGCCCACCCTAGCCACCTTACAACAGCGAGGAATTGACTATCGGGGGGTACTGTATGCAGGATTGATGATTACTCCAGAGGGAGAACCGAAGGTTTTAGAATTTAACTGTCGCTTTGGCGATCCGGAAACTCAAGCCATTCTTCCCTTATTAGAAACCCCTTTGATAGATCTAATTTTGGCTTGTTGCGATCGCCAACTAGCACAACAACCACCCCTAGCTTGGTATCCACAAGTATCTACCTGTGTCGTCATAGCTGCTGGTGGCTATCCTGGAACCTATGAAAAAGGCAAAATCATTAGCGGAATCGAACAAGCTGAGGCATTAGGGGCGCAAGTCTTCCACGCTGGAACCAAACGAGATGGAGAAAATATCATGACTGATGGCGGTAGGGTGTTGGGAGTAACCGCTACAGGAGGAGATTTTCCAGCAGCTATAGCTAACGCTTACCAAGCCGTAGAGTGTATTAAGTTTGAGAATATGTACTATAGACCAGATATCGGCGATCGAGTACGTTAG
- a CDS encoding cytochrome c biogenesis protein CcdA translates to MLSDKDTDKTAPASRKPPKLLLPILLFVGTVLLVVISQRFSQLSSGLDRLISIIENSYQEWFDRQETSNPVILISLAFLGGLLASFSPCILALLPVNLSYIGTLKITSRRDAFVNAGLFVLGAVTVLSLFGLVSSFASAAIVDYKGPIYLVVGAIILLMGLSFAGWIHLPLPQTPLTLPITGPFGVGLTFALVSSPCASPVLFAVLAAAATADSQLLSVITMVSYALGYTAVIFFASLFTGITKQSRNILAHSDWIIRLGSIALILAGGYYLVNGITWFISG, encoded by the coding sequence ATGCTCTCTGACAAAGATACGGATAAAACGGCTCCAGCCTCACGAAAACCACCCAAACTGCTGCTTCCCATCCTGTTATTTGTGGGAACAGTGCTACTAGTCGTTATTTCTCAAAGATTTAGCCAACTATCTAGCGGATTAGATCGCCTTATCTCCATCATCGAAAATAGCTATCAAGAGTGGTTTGATCGCCAAGAAACTAGCAATCCAGTCATTTTAATTTCCTTAGCCTTCTTGGGTGGATTGCTAGCGAGTTTTTCTCCCTGTATTCTGGCTTTGCTCCCAGTCAATCTCAGCTACATCGGGACGCTAAAAATAACCTCCCGTCGAGACGCATTCGTCAACGCAGGGTTATTTGTCTTGGGAGCAGTTACCGTACTCAGCCTATTTGGACTAGTTTCCTCTTTTGCTAGCGCTGCGATCGTAGACTATAAAGGACCAATTTACCTCGTCGTTGGCGCAATTATTCTGTTGATGGGTTTAAGTTTTGCTGGATGGATTCATTTACCCCTCCCCCAAACTCCCCTAACTCTCCCAATTACTGGTCCTTTTGGGGTAGGATTGACCTTTGCTTTGGTAAGTTCTCCCTGTGCTAGTCCCGTATTATTCGCCGTTTTAGCAGCCGCAGCTACGGCTGACTCTCAATTACTCAGCGTCATAACTATGGTAAGTTATGCTTTAGGCTATACGGCAGTTATCTTCTTTGCCAGCCTATTTACCGGAATAACCAAGCAAAGCCGGAATATACTCGCTCATTCTGACTGGATAATTCGTTTAGGTAGTATAGCTTTAATTTTGGCAGGGGGATACTATCTGGTGAATGGAATTACCTGGTTTATTTCAGGCTAG